One segment of Ricinus communis isolate WT05 ecotype wild-type chromosome 8, ASM1957865v1, whole genome shotgun sequence DNA contains the following:
- the LOC8280414 gene encoding uncharacterized protein LOC8280414 isoform X3 → MSNYNNKQGEEFYRSLSRKELQSLCKKYGLPARKSSSEMATSLCSYFQVQAPVNLIGHVIKDNFRLRSCPREEGSKGNRNITGNELESCLEHRAYNKEACGHSIDYFQGASQSLFISRCAGNDVIYKEPLSILNGRVEDTPQCCCRNINIGVCPKENISSAIRTYTKVPASFEFYVNSEEGIKLCVDLNSSPSDWIKKYNNQISLCNNVGNAKSQSLHQELGRIEESNKQMRSSITASVDPGQINDDHIQAELSPSFNLEKNNIGIDLPNGGNKSSVPSPARLCSVVHAEGSGCIEEDEGLIAPKPSSGMQKQIISNTESCSKIGSTASSDLQKQIHFNTDSCTKNGSSATIDSDVMDTPTEKTACNFVVSSISDGSVNLNAIERQNSKHDDEVCKNSKRQNCSNLENNCVMLPGCIASCSAEMQLSEAGNYCKDTSCSPNKNGEFLDLDDSKNNIGTEQAALATSSENNHCGSHLPSCSEERDSSNIANGRESSVYVHFRGSQVDNSDEKTCLKYENQESNEEFSRKRPFVDSESQNSYSKRDAKILRSMKHSIIGEVLPRRSLRLVSKFMSCALPLFPECIGSQTIPLPYGAETMGTHPC, encoded by the exons atgtcaaattataataataagcaAGGCGAAGAATTTTATCGAAGTCTTTCGAGGAAAGAGCTTCAGAGTTTGTGCAAGAAATATGGATTGCCTGCTAGAAAGTCAAGTTCTGAAATGGCTACATCCTTGTGTTCTTACTTTCAG GTTCAAGCACCAGTAAATTTGATAGGGCATGTTATAAAAG ATAACTTTCGACTAAGATCTTGTCCTAGAGAGGAAGGTAGCAAAGGAAACAGAAACATCACAGGCAATGAATTGGAAAGTTGCTTGGAACATAGAGCTTATAATAAG GAAGCTTGTGGGCATTCAATTGATTACTTTCAAGGGGCATCACAGTCTTTGTTCATTTCTCGATGTGCTGGGAATGATGTCATCTATAAGGAGCCCTTGTCAATCCTTAATGGCAGGGTGGAAGATACACCTCAATGTTGCTGCAGAAACATAAATATAGGTGTCTGTCCTAAAGAGAATATCTCTTCTGCAATAAGAACTTATACTAAAGTTCCTGCCTCTTTTGAGTTCTACGTCAATTCAGAGGAAGGAATCAAACTGTGTGTTGATTTAAATTCAAGTCCTTCAGACTGGATTAAGAAATACAACAACCAGATTTCTTTATGTAATAATGTGGGAAATGCCAAGTCCCAAAGTCTTCATCAAGAGCTTGGGCGCATTGAAGAAAGTAATAAACAAATGAGAAGTTCCATTACTGCAAGTGTGGATCCTGGTCAAATCAATGATGACCATATACAAGCAGAACTTTCGCCAagttttaatttagaaaagaacAATATAGGCATTGATCTTCCAAATGGTGGAAATAAGTCATCAGTGCCGTCACCAGCAAGACTATGCAGTGTAGTTCATGCAGAGGGATCAGGCTGCATAGAGGAAGACGAGGGACTTATCGCACCTAAACCTAGTTCTGGTATGCAGAAgcaaataatttctaatacaGAATCCTGCAGTAAAATTGGCTCTACTGCTAGTTCTGATTTGCAGAAGCAAATACATTTTAATACAGACTCCTGTACTAAAAATGGGTCTAGTGCTACTATTGATTCAGATGTTATGGATACTCCAACAGAAAAGACAGCTTGCAATTTTGTTGTTAGTTCCATATCTGATGGCTCGGTTAATCTAAATGCAATTGAGCGTCAAAATTCAAAGcatgatgatgaagtttgcaAAAATTCGAAGCGGCAGAACTGTAGTAATCTTGAGAATAACTGTGTTATGCTTCCTGGATGCATCGCCAGTTGTTCTGCAGAAATGCAATTGTCTGAAGCTGGGAATTACTGCAAAGACACTTCATGTTCACCTAATAAAAATGGTGAATTCTTGGATCTCGATGATTCAAAGAACAATATAGGAACTGAGCAAGCTGCATTAGCCACCTCAAGTGAGAATAACCATTGTGGGAGCCATTTGCCTTCATGCTCTGAAGAGCGG GATTCAAGCAACATTGCTAATGGGAGGGAGAGTTCAGT ATATGTCCATTTCAGAGGCTCACAAGTTGACAACTCAGATGAGAAGACTTGTTTAAAGTATGAAAATCAGGAGTCAAATGAAGAGTTTTCCAGAAAGAGGCCATTTGTAGACAGTGAAAGTCAAAACAGCTACAGTAAGCGTGAtgcaaaaattttaagaagCATGAAGCATTCTATTATTGGAGAAGTTCTTCCCAGAAGGTCCTTGCGGCTTGTCTCTAAG TTTATGAGCTGTGCCTTACCACTCTTTCCCGAGTGTATTGGGAGTCAAACCATTCCACTTCCATATGGGGCTGAAACGATGGGTACTCATCCTTGTTG